The Glycine soja cultivar W05 chromosome 4, ASM419377v2, whole genome shotgun sequence genomic sequence GGATTCATGAAATGCGAGGGCATTATTTCAAAGTGGAATATGTtaagcacctcccttttgttGCAGGTGCCATGATTGATTCACATACAACTGCAGAGTACTGGAAGAATAGGACTAGGGAGCGTTTAGGGTATGCTTCCAACATCATCTGATAGATTTTTACTACTACTTGTTCTGTGTGACTGCTATAATCTGAGTTGTGTTTCTAACTGTATGCTTTGGTCCAACTTTGTAGGATTAAAATGCCTGAAACTTTTGTTGTACATCTTGGAAATAGCAAGGAGCTTATGGAAGTTGCAGAAGATAGTGTGGCAAAGAGAGTTCTTCGTGAGCATGTTCGGGAATCTCTTGGAGTGAGAAATGATGATCTACTTTTTGCCATCATAAATAGTATGATCTCTTCCTTGTTGGGGTCACTACCAATACTCATTAGATATTCATTTGTAGTTCACCGGACTAGTTTTATCCAATCTAATGCATGATTTTCCAGCAAAGTAGCAAGTTTATTGCctgattaacatttttttattgttagttTCTCTCCCTTTTGTTGTGCATGCCAATTCAAACCTTTCCTATGTGTAGTGTTTATAAATTGTATCCTTTTATTCATTTTGACATCCTATTTCCAGTCTATATTTTAAGGCCCGGGATGATATAATTGCAGGTGTTTCTCGTGGTAAAGGGCAGGATCTATTTCTTCACTCCTTTTATGAAAGTTTGCAACTCATTCAGGAGAAGAAACTCCAGTTGCCATCTTTGCATGCTGTGGTAGTAGGGAGTGATATGAATGCTCAGACAAAGTTTGAAATGGAACTTCGCAAATTTGTTGTTGAAAAAAAGATTCAGAATCATGTTCACTTTGTTAACAAAACCCTGGCTGTGGCTCCTTACCTGGCTGCTGTTGATGTTCTTGTTCAGAATTCTCAGGTATCATCTGATATATACTCTGCCAAGCTGATTATGAAACAGAATGTATGTTTCACTCTATTCTTTGGTAAAATGAAAGTTGCTATATGACTGCAACAGGGGAGCAACATCACTCTCGAAATTCTAATAGAaatctttaacttttttcaatgaaatataatttttaagttctTTTGAGTTCTGCTTActgtttattttagattttgggCTTCATTCATGAATGTGCTTCTCACCATATCAGGCACGGGGAGAATGTTTTGGAAGGATAACCATTGAAGCAATGGCATTTCGGCTGCCTGTACTGGTATCTCctttactatatatattatagttgCCTTGTCAATACGACCTttccatttataatttttaatggcCACTGAGCATTTCATTTTTGTAAGCTTTTATGGCCTTAATGAATCACCAAATTTTCGTTTTGGatgctaaaaaaattcaattatttgtGTTTCTTTCCTATGCATGCTCATTAGCTACATCCTTGTGTCCTTGTGGAAATTCCaactcttaatttatttatctatcagTCCATCTGAGTTTTAAGCccttgaattttcttttgttgtttttttaaaggaaaaatactAGGATAACTTTTGGCAACTTGAGTTTCACCCTATGCACTGTTCTTTTGAATATGTCAACCTTTGTCACTTATTTACCTTCCAATTTGCTCAATCCTCTACCTCCACCTTCTAGTTATCCAGGttgtttttaatgtatattttccTGATTATTTAAATCAGGGCAAACTAGCAGAGAAGTATATTTTGGTTTCTATATGTCTTTTTTATCAAGAATATTTATTCATAGGAAGTTACTAATAATATGCAGCCAGTGCTGGGCTAACATGAGTGAGATACAGAATACTGTCTATACTTTGATTCCTGGTGATTTCAATTAGGGCACGAGACATTTTAGTTTGGCTAATTGTTGTACATCTACCCTCCCTAAATCTTACTTGGTGGGATCTCCCTTTTTAGTTGTTGTACATTGACGACACTGATGTTTAATTAtgctttttatttgaaatttattatttatcacaCACATAGAAGATTGTTTGTGTCTATCTGTGTTTATCTGCTAAAACAATGCCCTATCGTTTTGCTTTTGGAATGTTTCAATGCTGTTTGGGAATCTATACAATCGCAAACATGTCTgtgcatttttctttttgtttttttttcctagtaACTTCTGTGTTCATTACAAATATTACCAGGGAACTGCTGCTGGAGGCACGATGGAGATTGTGGTGAATGGGACAACCGGTTTGCTGCATCCTGTTGGGAAAGAAGGCGTGACACCTCTCGCGGAGAACATTGTGAAATTGGCTAGTCATGTTGAGAAGAGGCTAACAATGGGAAAGAAAGGGTATGAAAGAGTGAAGGAGAGGTTTCTGGAGCACCATATGTCGCAGAGAATTGCATTGGTTCTGAAGGAAGTTTTACAGAAGGCTAGGCAATAGACATTAAATTAACCAGGTTAGGTACTTCACTGttaaattgtatatttattcCACAGGAAAAAGTGAATGGTTTGGTGAGAATGAATTGTATATCCAATGTCCTTTATACAATACAGGAATGCGAGCAAGTCTGACACTCTTTTTGACACGTACTTCATTATTAGTTGAAATGGATGTAAAACTCGCTAAATAAAGTGGCTATCACTCTATTTGGCAAGTTTAAcataaatttcaactaataataattGTGTTTTagctaaagaaaaaatagagtaTGTTGACAATAGTGCATTGCTAATATTTCTTTGTATCCATTGAGATGAGATACAATTATTTTCCATGTATCGGGGCgcttcttgttttgtttgccaGGAGCATCAAGACAAGGAATTTTTGCGATTGTGGCTgagtttattttgataaaacaattattttatttgtttttagtgGGGTtttgggaaaaaataaaaatgaaaaacacacTAAACCAACTTGGTTTTCTTAGGAATAAGGGGAATCACTTGGTTAGTTAGTTTGTGATTAAATGAATTAACTTATCAACTTATTACGTGGTTTAAAAAAGATGGCCTCTTCCTAAACCTTTATTTATTCTTCTTAATCTTATTATTGCATGCACCAAGTGACAAAACCGGTATATCTCGTAGAAATAGAAACTATACTAAAGTTTATTAACATGTAGAGATCACGagaattaaatgtattttattctagaactaaaaaaatttcttgaaaACATAATACTAAGACTTACAGATAAATACTTAcaccatattaaaaaatatatattgaattacattaatattaaattcacaacaaatatgtacaaaaaagtattgatatttaaattattatcacGTCATCAATATGGAAATATATTAATATctgcaaaaaaaatatagttaatatttaaattatagggtaaaaaatacaaaatattaaatattttacataaaaaatacatCTATCTATTATATGAAGAAATGTTTTATCACGTCAGGTAATGTCGCATTTCAACTCTtgcttaatcaatattttttcgaATGAAACCATTATTAACCATTTTCTTAAGTTAAAATATGAAGGATATACGCTTATTTATTACTAAcaaggaatttttcttttttatatttaattaataaattataaataattgataacaaaatgttttatataaaaaatcgtTTACTGAGACCGGATAgactttttttattgtatttcacCTCATTAATCTGGAATGaggtttataaattaatataactaaaataattaggtcagtaaattttttaaaatactatatcGAATTGCATCCTTTTTCATATCATtctattgaaatatttttttaatgattgtttgaattattctttctaaaaagtaaataatccTATTCGACCTTGCTAagaatgtgttttaaaaatcatttgaaatatTTCAATCTATACAAAATGCttgtattgtttttattataagaaatcCATCAACATAAGTTGTTTgagttatttaaatataaatcaactaattttaatctaattatattatatgtacctgaaaaatttaaatctaaCTGTATATGAGTTCCATGTAAACCTATTATTATAATCAATCGATCGATATaagttatctaaattttaataaatataaatccatttctaattaatataaatttataattaatttaataattattctttcaaaagctaatatatatatatatatatatatgttggatTATTAATAaggattaaatatgttttaggtctctaataaattaataattttttttgagttcctaataaaaaaattatttatattgaatccctaataaaataaaagttttatttttcccttttaatataatatctattttttattttatttcttataatatttattttattttatattggtctctttaaaaaatatttgatagagACTAATAACATATGATCTACAAATTTTACTTTAaggtcaaaa encodes the following:
- the LOC114408620 gene encoding uncharacterized protein LOC114408620 isoform X2, which gives rise to MAKHSVAMAKKRWLIMLAAFLSVSTVTVLLMRSNNSDSCNTNHFTIAQDNNQIRSPVQLTNAASSPLNFMKSKLVLMVSHELSLSGGPLLLMELAFLLRGVGSDVVWITNQKPSEHDQVIYSLESKMLDRGVQVLSAKGEKAIDTALKADMVILNTAVAGKWLDAVLKEKVAHVLPKVLWWIHEMRGHYFKVEYVKHLPFVAGAMIDSHTTAEYWKNRTRERLGIKMPETFVVHLGNSKELMEVAEDSVAKRVLREHVRESLGVRNDDLLFAIINSVSRGKGQDLFLHSFYESLQLIQEKKLQLPSLHAVVVGSDMNAQTKFEMELRKFVVEKKIQNHVHFVNKTLAVAPYLAAVDVLVQNSQILGFIHECASHHIRHGENVLEG
- the LOC114408620 gene encoding uncharacterized protein LOC114408620 isoform X1, which gives rise to MAKHSVAMAKKRWLIMLAAFLSVSTVTVLLMRSNNSDSCNTNHFTIAQDNNQIRSPVQLTNAASSPLNFMKSKLVLMVSHELSLSGGPLLLMELAFLLRGVGSDVVWITNQKPSEHDQVIYSLESKMLDRGVQVLSAKGEKAIDTALKADMVILNTAVAGKWLDAVLKEKVAHVLPKVLWWIHEMRGHYFKVEYVKHLPFVAGAMIDSHTTAEYWKNRTRERLGIKMPETFVVHLGNSKELMEVAEDSVAKRVLREHVRESLGVRNDDLLFAIINSVSRGKGQDLFLHSFYESLQLIQEKKLQLPSLHAVVVGSDMNAQTKFEMELRKFVVEKKIQNHVHFVNKTLAVAPYLAAVDVLVQNSQARGECFGRITIEAMAFRLPVLGTAAGGTMEIVVNGTTGLLHPVGKEGVTPLAENIVKLASHVEKRLTMGKKGYERVKERFLEHHMSQRIALVLKEVLQKARQ